Proteins from a single region of Pseudarthrobacter sp. NIBRBAC000502772:
- a CDS encoding dihydrofolate reductase family protein, which produces MGIIVANLFITLDGVYQAPGGSKEDTEGSFAFGGWQMPVSDDEADAAIGAEVGRIDALLLGRKTYDIFAAYWPHQSDDIGGTLNRAPKFVVSSTLTAPSWAGTTVLPDAAAAGRLRQEYDQVHMFGSGVLIRSLLAADVIDRLHLWLYPITLGQGKRLFDAGTIPASFRLTEPARTFPKGAVSLVYERAGGVETQDMPGA; this is translated from the coding sequence GTGGGCATCATCGTCGCGAACCTGTTCATCACTCTCGACGGCGTCTACCAGGCGCCCGGCGGTAGCAAGGAGGACACCGAGGGCAGTTTCGCCTTCGGTGGCTGGCAGATGCCGGTGTCCGACGACGAAGCCGACGCGGCCATTGGCGCCGAGGTCGGCCGCATCGACGCCCTGCTCCTCGGCCGGAAGACCTATGACATCTTCGCGGCCTACTGGCCCCACCAGTCCGACGACATCGGCGGCACGCTCAACCGGGCGCCCAAGTTCGTTGTCTCCAGCACACTGACCGCTCCGAGCTGGGCGGGCACCACGGTGCTGCCGGATGCCGCGGCCGCGGGGCGGCTCCGCCAGGAGTACGACCAGGTACACATGTTCGGCAGCGGCGTCCTCATCCGTTCATTACTCGCGGCAGACGTGATCGACCGCCTCCACCTCTGGCTCTATCCGATCACCCTCGGGCAAGGCAAGCGCCTCTTCGACGCCGGGACTATCCCCGCCTCCTTCCGCCTCACCGAGCCGGCGCGCACCTTCCCGAAGGGGGCGGTGTCGCTGGTCTACGAGCGTGCGGGCGGTGTTGAAACGCAGGACATGCCTGGCGCGTAG